The Thiobacillus sp. genome contains a region encoding:
- a CDS encoding ABC transporter ATP-binding protein, with protein MIELQNLTKSYVLRNGERRYIFRDLSFHFPDGVNVGLIGRNGAGKSTLLRLIGGIDVPDSGRVVTDQRISWPVGLSGGFHRMLSGRDSVKFACRIYGAEGEDMREKVRFVQEFAELGEYFDQPISSYSSGMRTRLGFGMSMAFDFDYYLIDEVMAVGDARFKMKSRALMQERLDRSHVIMVSHGMEDISRLCNVVVLVQDGQAILYEDVREGIKAYQATGGRVPRRQDRPGRNRPLQGAAKGVRQGREGDAPAREAKRKNGANGLRGPNGKGSRKKTTETDMNSQDAE; from the coding sequence ATGATCGAACTGCAGAACCTCACCAAGTCCTACGTGCTCAGGAATGGCGAGCGCCGCTACATTTTTCGCGACCTTAGTTTCCATTTCCCGGACGGCGTGAACGTCGGTCTCATCGGGCGCAACGGGGCGGGCAAGTCCACCCTCCTCAGGTTGATCGGCGGCATCGATGTGCCAGACAGCGGGCGGGTGGTGACCGATCAGCGTATATCCTGGCCGGTGGGCTTGTCTGGCGGGTTCCATCGCATGCTTTCAGGGCGGGACAGCGTCAAGTTCGCCTGCCGCATCTATGGAGCGGAAGGCGAGGACATGAGGGAGAAGGTACGCTTCGTGCAGGAGTTCGCAGAGCTCGGCGAGTATTTCGACCAGCCCATCAGTTCCTATTCCTCCGGCATGCGCACCCGACTGGGTTTTGGCATGAGCATGGCATTCGACTTTGACTACTACCTGATCGACGAGGTCATGGCGGTGGGGGATGCCCGCTTCAAGATGAAGAGCCGGGCCCTGATGCAGGAGCGACTGGACCGCTCCCATGTCATCATGGTGTCCCACGGCATGGAAGACATCAGCCGCCTGTGCAATGTGGTGGTGCTGGTGCAGGATGGCCAGGCCATCCTCTACGAGGACGTGCGTGAAGGCATCAAGGCCTACCAGGCAACGGGTGGGCGGGTGCCCAGAAGGCAGGACAGGCCAGGTCGCAACCGCCCGCTTCAGGGTGCCGCGAAGGGTGTACGGCAGGGGCGTGAAGGCGATGCGCCGGCTCGCGAAGCGAAGCGAAAGAATGGCGCGAATGGCCTTCGAGGCCCCAATGGCAAGGGGTCACGCAAGAAAACCACAGAAACCGACATGAATTCCCAAGATGCTGAATAA
- a CDS encoding ABC transporter permease, which yields MNSTLTPRSSWQIQKAVVFALFLRELKTRFGAYKQGYVWLLLEPILHVVLLSLAITYIRGRTMYAIDFPVFIVTGIVPFLTFKNIALKVMESVESNKGLFTFRQIKPSDTFYTRALMEGFLGLLVYAILLLGMAWAGLDTPMRDPLTIILVFFVLALGGLGLGMIFSVVVYYLPESKTILRMIFMPLYLLSGIIFPVHMIPVEYQGYLLWNPVLHAIELNRMAFFEQYHGLQEVSFVYACLAALVCLFFGLAWYRLRRYDMVSR from the coding sequence TTGAACAGTACCCTGACCCCCCGTTCTTCCTGGCAGATCCAGAAGGCCGTCGTATTTGCTTTGTTCTTGCGTGAACTCAAGACCCGATTCGGCGCCTACAAGCAGGGGTATGTGTGGCTGCTGCTGGAACCCATTCTCCATGTGGTGCTGCTGAGCCTGGCCATCACCTACATCCGCGGCAGGACCATGTATGCCATCGATTTTCCGGTGTTCATCGTCACGGGCATCGTGCCTTTCCTGACCTTCAAGAACATCGCCCTGAAGGTGATGGAGTCGGTGGAAAGCAACAAGGGCCTGTTCACGTTCCGTCAGATCAAGCCCAGCGACACCTTCTACACCCGGGCCCTGATGGAGGGCTTCCTGGGATTGCTGGTGTACGCCATCCTCCTCCTGGGCATGGCTTGGGCCGGCCTGGACACTCCCATGCGCGACCCCCTCACCATCATCCTGGTCTTTTTCGTCCTGGCATTGGGGGGCCTGGGACTTGGCATGATCTTCAGCGTGGTGGTCTATTACCTGCCTGAAAGCAAGACCATACTCCGCATGATATTCATGCCCCTGTACCTGCTGTCGGGGATTATCTTTCCCGTGCACATGATTCCTGTGGAATACCAGGGATACCTGTTGTGGAACCCCGTGCTGCACGCTATCGAACTCAACCGCATGGCCTTTTTCGAGCAGTACCACGGCTTGCAGGAAGTCAGCTTCGTTTACGCCTGCCTGGCGGCATTGGTCTGCCTTTTTTTTGGTCTGGCCTGGTATCGCCTGCGTCGCTATGACATGGTGTCGCGATGA
- a CDS encoding GNAT family N-acetyltransferase, with protein MPSTVPMTDAGQRDRLARMLTRVFDRDPHFNWLVRQDERREEALFRLFRLLLGDLVEGQGEVHVAGDGKGVAIWYPPGTGRLPLWRQLAFLGAYLPICGWRAFPSRAIGLQVMETHRPRRPHYYLQVIGVLEGGRGHGRALMETVLRRCDEQGLPAFLETGNPENLGFYEKLGFRVLGSYGLPGGLRLWSLLREPCYPGRGVAAEADTP; from the coding sequence ATGCCCAGTACGGTGCCGATGACGGACGCGGGCCAGCGCGACCGGCTGGCCCGCATGCTGACCCGGGTCTTCGACCGGGATCCCCATTTCAACTGGCTGGTGCGCCAGGACGAACGCCGCGAAGAGGCGCTGTTCCGCCTGTTCCGGTTGCTGCTCGGAGACCTGGTGGAAGGCCAGGGGGAGGTGCATGTCGCTGGCGACGGGAAGGGCGTGGCCATCTGGTATCCCCCGGGCACCGGCCGCCTGCCCCTGTGGCGGCAACTGGCCTTCCTGGGCGCCTACCTGCCCATCTGCGGCTGGCGGGCGTTTCCTTCCAGAGCGATTGGCCTGCAGGTCATGGAAACCCATCGCCCGCGCCGGCCTCATTACTACCTGCAAGTCATCGGCGTCCTGGAAGGTGGTCGCGGCCACGGCCGCGCCTTGATGGAGACCGTTCTGCGTCGCTGCGACGAGCAAGGGCTGCCTGCCTTTCTGGAGACTGGAAACCCGGAAAATCTCGGTTTCTACGAGAAGCTGGGCTTCAGGGTGCTTGGCAGCTATGGCCTTCCCGGCGGTCTCAGGCTCTGGTCTCTCCTACGGGAGCCTTGTTATCCCGGCAGGGGTGTTGCAGCGGAGGCGGATACCCCTTGA
- a CDS encoding aminotransferase class I/II-fold pyridoxal phosphate-dependent enzyme translates to MKGKGLFGLSGSAKEELIGKFLSKGKSAPADAHGAARSRSVAKEIPDSFCRFDSIPGYEKILLPQMAAQRFGLENPFFRVHDGVAGCTTQINGRQYINFSSYNYLGLCGHPRVNKAAKDAIERWGTSASASRLVSGERAVQRDLELALADLHGVEDCLAFVSGHATNVTTIGYLFGTKDLIVHDALIHNSVLQGALLSGAHRRAFPHNDWQKLDELLHEIRGQFERVLIVVEGIYSMDGDFPDLPRFIELKRRHKAFLMVDEAHSLGVLGQHGKGIAEHFGVNGRDVDIWMGTLSKTLASCGGYIAGEKALVEHLRYAAPGFLYSVGMAPPVAAAALEALHIMLAEPERVERLRQRGQYFLSLAREKGVDTGLSAGYSVIPAITKGSLKAAKLSNALFEKGINVQPIIYPAVEEGLARLRFFINSGHTEEQVRHTVEALGRAA, encoded by the coding sequence ATGAAAGGCAAGGGTCTTTTCGGCCTCAGCGGCTCTGCCAAGGAAGAACTGATCGGCAAGTTCCTGAGCAAGGGCAAGTCTGCCCCGGCGGATGCCCACGGGGCCGCGCGTTCCCGCTCCGTGGCAAAGGAGATCCCGGACAGTTTCTGCCGGTTCGACAGCATTCCCGGCTACGAAAAGATCCTGCTGCCGCAAATGGCGGCCCAGCGCTTCGGCCTGGAAAACCCCTTCTTCCGGGTCCATGATGGCGTCGCCGGTTGCACCACCCAGATCAACGGCCGCCAGTACATCAATTTCTCCAGCTACAACTACCTGGGGCTGTGCGGCCATCCCCGCGTCAACAAGGCGGCCAAGGATGCCATCGAGCGCTGGGGCACCTCCGCCTCCGCCAGCAGGCTGGTATCGGGGGAGCGTGCGGTGCAGCGTGACCTGGAGCTGGCCCTGGCGGACCTTCACGGCGTGGAAGACTGCCTGGCCTTCGTCAGTGGCCACGCCACCAACGTCACCACCATCGGTTACCTGTTCGGAACCAAGGACCTGATCGTCCACGACGCCCTCATCCACAACAGCGTGTTGCAGGGCGCCCTGCTTTCCGGGGCTCATCGCCGCGCCTTCCCCCACAACGACTGGCAGAAGCTGGACGAACTGCTGCATGAGATCCGCGGCCAGTTCGAGCGCGTGCTCATCGTCGTGGAAGGCATCTACAGCATGGACGGAGACTTTCCCGACCTGCCCCGGTTCATCGAGCTCAAGCGCCGGCACAAGGCCTTCCTCATGGTGGACGAGGCCCATTCCCTGGGGGTGCTGGGCCAGCACGGCAAGGGCATCGCCGAGCACTTCGGCGTGAACGGCCGGGATGTGGACATCTGGATGGGCACCTTGAGCAAGACCCTGGCCAGCTGCGGCGGCTACATCGCCGGAGAAAAGGCCCTGGTGGAGCACCTGCGTTATGCCGCGCCGGGTTTCCTGTACAGCGTGGGCATGGCTCCCCCCGTGGCCGCCGCCGCCCTGGAGGCCCTGCACATCATGCTGGCGGAACCGGAACGGGTGGAGCGCCTGCGCCAACGGGGCCAGTACTTTCTCTCCCTGGCGCGGGAGAAGGGGGTCGACACGGGGCTCAGTGCCGGTTACTCCGTCATTCCGGCCATCACCAAGGGCTCCCTGAAGGCGGCCAAGCTTTCCAACGCCTTGTTCGAGAAGGGCATAAACGTCCAGCCCATCATCTACCCGGCGGTGGAGGAGGGGCTGGCCCGGCTGCGGTTCTTCATCAACAGCGGCCATACGGAGGAGCAGGTGCGCCATACCGTGGAGGCCCTGGGCCGTGCTGCTTGA